DNA sequence from the Deinococcus multiflagellatus genome:
GAACGTGGAAGTCAAGGTGCTGGGCCGCGACGAGCGTGGCCGCCTGGACCTGTCCATCAAGGAACTGCTGGAAGAACCCGAAGAGGTGCCCCGTCCGCGCGCCATTGGGCGCCAGAGCCCCCAGTTCGAGGCCAAGCTGCGCTCGTTCATGCGAGACGCCAAGGAGCGCACCACCGGCGGAGGCGGCAAAAAGCCTTCGACCAAGCGCAAGAAGTAAGCAACAAGAAGTAAGCAAGACGAAGAGTCGGCCTCGCCTGGGCAACCCTGGGCGAGGTTTTGCTGTGTTCGGTGGGGAAGGGGCGTGACGCTAACCACTTCCGGTTCATCCTGAAGCGCGCGCCAGAGTGAGTGCGCGGCAGGGAAGGCAACGGGCAAAAGGCGACGGGCCAATTGTTCAGGGATGAGTCTGGAGCAGCGCCGCCAGCGATGAGCAAGCCGCGCGGTTCCATCGGCTCCGCAACCCATCCCTCTATCCGGGTCTCTGTGCCCCACTTGCTGGATGGGGAAGCCAGGGGCCAGCGCGCGGGACACCCCAGCGCGTGCTGTCTGCCGCGTTTTGCCATCAGAAAAGAACGGCTTGGCTCGCGCCATGCCCAGCGGGAGGCCCAACCTTCCCCCATGCTCCTGCCGCGCTGTGTCTGTCCGCTTGAAGCGGCGGTGGAGTCAGCGGCCTTAACCTTCGACTTCGCGGTTTTGCTGGGGTGCAGACCGTTTGCCATCCAGGCGGTTGATGGTGAAGGCCAGGAGCCACGCGCCCAGGCCAACGACCGCCAGACCTGCGCCCAGGCCCAGCATCGGGTAGTACCACGCGCCCGGGTTGCTATCGGTCGCCATGACGCCGATCAGGCCCAGCATGTAGGTGAGGAACGCGCCTGTCAGCATCACCGCGCCCGCCAGCACTTTCAGAAACACCGATAGCAGCATGCCTGCATTGTGCCAGCCCGGCCGGGGTGACGCTGCCCAGAGCTTTAAGCGGGCCCAAGATGGCGGCGCTGCCTTTAACCAAGGTGTAACGGGCGCGCGGCACACTGCCCCCATGAACCGCACCCTCTCCATTCTGGCCCTCACCAGTACCCTGGCCCTGGGCGCCCTGGTGGGCTACGACCTCCGCGACCGTGCATTGGACCGCGCCGCACCGGCAGCCACCACGACCACGTCGCCTTCCGCGTCCACCCCGGCGGCGGTGACCTCGGGGCAGATGGTCCCTGCCCTGGCCACCACCCCCGCCAGCGAGGCCCGCGCCCGCACCGAGAGCGAGGCCAACACCGTGCAGGTGGTCAAGGCCCGGCGCGACGGCCTGGTGTACATCAGCGTGACCGAGAGCGACGAGGGCAGCGCCCAGGCCCAGCTGCGCCAGCGCCTGCAGCAGCAGCTGCCCTTCAACTTCGGCCTGCCGGACAGCGGCCCCCGCAGTGGCACCGGCAGCGGCTTTTTTGTCACCAGTAGCGGCGACATCATCACCAACAACCATGTGGTGGAGGGCGCCAGCGACATCACCATCCGCCTGCACGGCAGCGCCAAAACCTACAAGGCCGAGGTGGTGGCCCGCGCCCCCGACTTCGACCTTGCCCTGATTCGTGCCAAAGGGGTGCCTGCGGCGCAGATCAAACCCATTCCGCTGGGGGACAGCGACGCGCTGGACGTGGGCCTCAAGGCCATTGCGATGGGCGCGCCCTTCGGACTGGATTTCAGCGTCTCAGAGGGCATCATTTCCAGCCTGGAGCGGCAGGTGGCGGTCGGCACCCGCGAGGTAGAACAGAAGGTGATCCAGACCGACGCCGCCATCAACCCCGGCAACAGCGGTGGGCCGCTGCTGAACAGCGCCGGGCAGGTGATCGGTGTGAACACCCAGATTCTGACCGGCGGGATTGGACAGAGCGCGGGCGTGGGCTTTGCCATTCCGGTGAACACAGTCAAGAAGTTGCTGCCGCAGCTGCAGGCTGGCAAGGGCGGCGAGGACGCCGTGATCCAGACGCCCAGCCTGGGCATTGTCCTGGCCGAGCTCGGGGACCTGGGGGAGACCCAGCGCCAGCGTGCACAGTTGCCGGCCAGCGGCGCCCTGGTCAACTGCGTGTTTGAAGGCAGCCCCGCCCAGGCCGCCCGCTTACAGGGGGCGCTGGACTGCGCCGACCTGAGGCCCTCGTCGGCCCAGGCCGAGCCCACCCCTGACCTGCAGCGGGCGGACGTGATTACCGCCATTGACGGCCAGCAGGTGACCACCGTGAACGACCTGCGCGCCGCTGTGCTGGGCAAGCGGCCCGGTGACCGCGTGACCCTGCAGGTGCAGCGCGCCGGCAAAACGCGCGAGGTGCAGGTGACGCTGAAGGTGTTCCAGTTCCCCACGGCCCAGCAGTAGGAAGGCAAGGATGCAGGCGGCGAGGTCACTGGCCCCGCCGCCTTTTCCTTCCTCAGCTGAACAGGGGGCCCAGGTCGGTCATCACGCCGGTGGGTTCGG
Encoded proteins:
- a CDS encoding S1 RNA-binding domain-containing protein translates to MVQLDSGAVVEGRVTRVTDFGAFIQFENGETGLVHISQIAHSFVRNIHDHVREGENVEVKVLGRDERGRLDLSIKELLEEPEEVPRPRAIGRQSPQFEAKLRSFMRDAKERTTGGGGKKPSTKRKK
- a CDS encoding S1C family serine protease produces the protein MNRTLSILALTSTLALGALVGYDLRDRALDRAAPAATTTTSPSASTPAAVTSGQMVPALATTPASEARARTESEANTVQVVKARRDGLVYISVTESDEGSAQAQLRQRLQQQLPFNFGLPDSGPRSGTGSGFFVTSSGDIITNNHVVEGASDITIRLHGSAKTYKAEVVARAPDFDLALIRAKGVPAAQIKPIPLGDSDALDVGLKAIAMGAPFGLDFSVSEGIISSLERQVAVGTREVEQKVIQTDAAINPGNSGGPLLNSAGQVIGVNTQILTGGIGQSAGVGFAIPVNTVKKLLPQLQAGKGGEDAVIQTPSLGIVLAELGDLGETQRQRAQLPASGALVNCVFEGSPAQAARLQGALDCADLRPSSAQAEPTPDLQRADVITAIDGQQVTTVNDLRAAVLGKRPGDRVTLQVQRAGKTREVQVTLKVFQFPTAQQ